The Dama dama isolate Ldn47 chromosome 29, ASM3311817v1, whole genome shotgun sequence DNA window AGGGAGACCTTCTGAGCTAAAGTTTAGAACAATCAGTAGCTGGGGCCAGGGGGACAAGTACCTAGGCATTTGCTGACTAGGGTCTGTGATCAAGAGGGAAGGTCAGTCAGATGAGTAGAGTATAGGGGAGGCAGGGCCTGGCTGgcaggggaggcagagagagaaccACCACCTTGGATGGCCTGATCACACACCCACTCACCACCTGGAGCTAAAACTTGAAGCCGTTTCACCACCAAAATTTGTTGCATCTAGGGGCACTGAAATAGGGGGTGTTGACTGGGCAGAAGACATCTCAAGCTGGGCCACAGGTGACTCTTCCTTTATAAGGCAGGTAACATTCATGAAGATAGCCAGAGTAGAGACTTACTGTCTTTCGCTGATGGAGGTCAACCTCACAGAGGCCACTCAGGCCTTTCAGAGGAGGGGCTGCAGGGAGCTTTTGCACCACAGCTCAGTCTCCAAGGAGGACCCAGGCTGGCAGCTGAAACTGAGGGATCAGAGGCCCTGCACATTTTACCGCCCACTAGAACTTACTCCGAGAGGCCTTCTGAGCCCCGGAGGCACAGGACGCCGTGAGGCCGCGCTGAAAGTGTCATAGCGTGTGAGCAGACGAGGGGGCCACAGTGAGAGGCCATGGGCTTCGACAGGAAATAGAGCGGGTTCAGCTCCTTCCCAGGCGTACGGCCTTGGTGGAGTTTTACTTAACGTTCCAGATTTCAGTTTctaaatctgtaaaatgggactgttCTGAGGACTGACTAGATGAGCTACCATCAAAGCCTGATACAGGTACATCGTTCAACAAATGTTCTGTTTCAcagaatcatcaggaaaatgcaaactcCTCATCCAGTAAGGAAAACGACAGCTTGAcaaatcttttttccccccagaactgTCAAAACTGacaaattgtcaaaaataacaattctgtccatttttccaatgctttcttctttcatttcttcttctcccCAATTTCCTCAAATCCAGCACTATTCGAAAACAGCCTTAAAGCTAAAGCTTTGACCCATTTTAAGATGGGTCAGTTCTGCTAACCATACCCGGCTAAGCCACACCCAGATTCCTGAACCATAGAAACTGTGACATAATAAATAATTGTGGTTTTACACCACTAATTTTggggggtaatttgttacacagcaatagataataAACATATCATTAGTcctgagggaaatgcaaattaaagctatAATGAGATACCGCTATATACTAAAAGGGGTAAAATTTAAAAGATCGTACTAATAGGTTTTGGTGAACAGATGAAGTAATTCAAACTCTCATCTACTgctaacagaaataaaagaaatacagccACTTTGTGAAAAGTTtagcaatttcttaaaaatttaagaaattggTCAGATGGTAGACACTTCTCCTACGTATTTATTGAAGGTATTTAGCCACACAAAGACTTATACAAAACTATTCATAGCAGCTTGTTTAAAAGAGCCAAaattggaaacaatccaaatgtctagcaacaagtgaatggataaacaaactatggtatgtccatgtaatggaatattatttagtcaaaaaaaagaatttgattaTCATCATAACATAGTTGAATATCAAAATAATTACACTCggtgaaaacagacaaaaaatacactgttattccatttatataatgttCTATAAAATGCGAACTAGTCTGTAGTGACATAAATAGATCAGTGATTGCCTACAGATATGGCGGGGATGGGGAGTGGACGAATCAATCACGTGGGGCAGAAGGAAACTTTTTGGGGTGATGGACAtgttaattatcttttttttttcatgttaattatcttgattgtggtgagcTGCAAGATGTCCTGGAGACAACATGGTAGAAccatatttaaaaacacaaaaatgttcTTTATTCCATAAATCTCACTCTTAGGAATTTATCTTAAGGACGGTTCAAAGTAAACACAAAGTTCTTTATATAAACACATAGCAACATCACCTATATCAGAGGTATTGGAAGTTACCTGATTGCCGAGCTACCATAAAAGGATTAAATCAACACAAGACCATGTCACTCCCAACTAAAGATGAAAACCGGGAAGTAAGGGGCAACATACAGCTATGtttacaaaatattgtaaatgaaTTGTGTATAGACTGTAGAACTGTACACACTCTATTGTTACACCTATGCAAAAATACATAGGTGCATAAGAAcacacaggaggaaaaaaacaacatAGAAAAACTCAGTCGATGAACGATAGGTAATTGGTACGTGGGTGACGTTTTTCTTCCAGCTGTCTTCTGTAATGTTATGATGTTTTCataacagttttttaaatgtcttcttgttggttctggctcagtctcccaACCTGGTGATGATTCTGAGTCTTGCACCTGTCAGCTACCGGCATCGGCACCTCAGTGTGGTCGGCCCGCAAGCCCAGTCAGCTGGCCTTCTGTGCCTTCTTCTGTATCACTGATCAAATGCCGAACAGAGCTGTGATGTGGTGTGAAGAGCACACTCTTTCCCTCCATTGCTGTGAGTCTGCGTAAGTTATTTCAATTCCATAATTGACTGAAAGCCAGTTTCCAAGGCACGAGGACTAGGAGATGGAAGGAAAGTGAACCAGAGAAGGAGGTGGAGATGCTTACCTGAGTTTGGACTGTATGAATCACTCATTGAGTTAAATGTCAATGTCAATGATCCCAGGCCAGCAAATGCCCCCACAATCAGCTCCACAAACTACATATAGGCCATATATGAGAAAGTTAGAacttagtggggaaaaaaacGATAGAAGCCTGTAGATAGAAGCTACTGTATTATTGCACTGACCCAGTGCTAAATTCCAGCAGTCCATTTGGTGCCAGGACCTGGGGTCAGTGTGGCCTGGCCAGGACTCAAGGAAGACAAGGAGCCACATACAACACTTACCAAGGGTGAGACCCCCTAAAGGCACCCCAGGAGCAGTCTCTCACCTCTTCCCTACTCTTGGTGTATGTCCAAATCCATATCAGGAGGGTAAGCCCATGGCCCCCGGGCCTCTACCCTACTGGGTGGCATGTCttcaggactgaaaaatatgccTCTAAATATGCCCAGTTCCATGTTGACGCTCTCCTCAGCCCTTGTGCCATAAGTTGGGCCAGATCTGCCTAGACAGAAACCAGAGATGCATGACAGATCCAGGGCCTTAAGTTACCAGGACACCACAGGGAGAGGCTGCCCCATGACACCCTCAGACTTCAGTCCAGCAGGATCAAGCTGAACCAACTGTGCCTCTCAGATGTCCCCAGGTTCATCCCAGAGGCCTCCACACCTGAACCTAGGGCAGAAGATGCTGTTCGGCATCTGAACCTTCCTTTAGGCCCCATctaccatggcatctggtcccatcacttcatgggaaatagatggggaaacagtggaaacagtgtcagactttatttttttaggctccaaaatcactgcagatggtgattgcagccatgaaattaaaagatgcttactccttggaaggaaagttatgaacaacctagatagcatattaaaaagcagagacattactttgtcaacaaaggtccatctagtcaaggctatggtttttccagtggtcacatatgaatgtgagagttggactataaagaaagctgagcgccgaagaattgatgcttttgaactgtggtgttggagaagactcttgagagtcccttggactgcaaggagatccaaccagtccatcctaaaggaaatcagtcctgggtgttcattggaaggactgatgttgaagcagaaactccaatactttggccacctgatgcgaagagctgactcattggaaaagaccctgatgctgggagggattgagggcaggaggagaaggggacaacagaggatgagatggctggatggcatcaccgactcgatgggcatgggtttgggtggactccgggagttggtgatggacagggcggcctggcgtgctgcagtccatggggtcgcaaagagtcggacacgactgagcgactgaactgaactgaactacctgtGAGACCCCTGCTTCTGGGCTCTGTTGCAGCTGTCCCCCTGCCCAGATGACATACCAAGTCACTATACCTTCTGCAGCCCGCGCTCCGTCGGTTCTCCTGGATGTCCCCCGGTGCCCAGTGAGTCACAGGCCAGAGACTTGCTGCCAGGTCCTCCTGACACGTTAGTGCACTTCATGCGCAAAATGGCTTAAAACTGCATCTGTAAACAGCAGAGTTTTGCAAGCATTTGCAGTTAATAAAAGTTACCTTCACAGCTGTCTTATGACAttagtattatccccattttgcagatcaAAAAGCTGAGGTTCAGAGTGAATAAGTGgcaaaagtcacacagctgagaaGCGGTAAACATAGGCACTGCCCTGGGACTGGTGACCCTGAGTGACTGGCTCTCACAACAGGGCCACATTTTTTCCctgggccaggctctgtgctgatGACCCAGGTGCCCAGTTGCAGGAAACTCCCAGAGAAGAACAGCAACAGTCACATAACCAAATTACTACACCACAAAAATGTGTGACAAGTGCCAAAACCCAAACCTGCTGGGGCAGGCTGAAAGAGGGAGTGTTCGACTTAGGCAGATCAGGGAGGACTTCCCAGAAGAGGAGACATTTGGGCTGATGGGGGAGTGGAGGGAGGCCAGTCCAGGCAGAAGGGAAGAACTTAAGTGAGAGAACTGGAGAAGACTTGCCAGGGAGTCCTCTGAAGCTGGGGGCAGAGAAGACCAAGGGAGAcagcaggggtgggaaggggctgTATTGTGCTGGAGGGCTCTGACCTGCCAGGCCAGGGAAGGTGTACTTGATcttgccctggaggaggggagtcATTGAGGGCCTTTGAGCAGCCAAGTAGCCCAATTTGTGCAGAGACAATCAGCAGAAGAACCATGCTGATGAGGCCTATTTGGACTCTTAGATTTTTCCAAGAGGCCGGCATGGGGAACCTTGTGTTCCCCTCGTCCCCAGCCAGGCTCAGTGGAGTTCAGCGAGCTGAGGGCTTCCAAGGTGCCTGGGCAGAAAAGCTGAGGATCAGGACAGAACCTGTGTCTGTCCCAGCCCCGACACTGCCTGCACCATCCTCTGGGAGGGAAGGGCTGGCATGGGCAGCCCAACCCTGGCTGAAGTGTTCAGGCTCTCTTCCAAGCGACTCTGGGGAAAGGTACCCAGGAAGGGAGGATGTGCAGGCCGGTTCATACAGACAGGCAAAAAAGGCGGAGGGTAAGACTCAGAAAGATATACACCCTCAGGCTAGACAAACAATGCCAAAAAGCCGGAAGGAAAGAGGCCAAAGGAAAGCCTGGCCACCCATGCACGCATGCATCCACAGACAAGGGTCTCTGGGCTCCCTCATTACTGCCCCGCAGCGCTGTGGGCCCTGAGCAACCAGCAGCTGCCCTGGGTCCCTGCCCGAGCACTGCACCACCTCTAACCTTCTGGGTCCGCATCCCGCTCCCAGCCCAGGAGCCGAGAGAGCTTCAGGGTGCAGTGCCCTGAGGGTCACAGCCAGGCAGAAGGCCTCAAGGAGTAGAATCAGAGGCCAGGGGCTGAGCctggcctggggagggaggacaGATCACTGTTTCTTCCTGTGTCTCCGACGATACTTGAATCCAGTCTGGTGCATTTCCGCTTTGAGGGGGAAAGAGGATAATCACTGGCCCTCTGAGATCCTCTCGCAAACCGGGAACTCTGTCCACTGAGATGAACATTCACAATCTTCCCCGCTTCTCCGAGTCCCAAGGCCACAGGTAGAGCTCAGAACACCCAAGACACCAGGATGCCGGGTGATTCTGGAGAGCCACTCCTGCCCCACAGGCCCTCGAACCCAAAGGAGGACGTGAGCCTGCTGAGAACTCACCTCCTCCTCCGGGGGCAGGGCCACGGCTTCCCCAGGAGAGGCCCCCGCCTCTCTCCCGCTGGTCTGAGCGGAATCTACCTCGCGCCCCTCTGTTCTCGGCTCAGGACCCTGCAGAGCGCCTGGGGAAGGGCGGAGGAGCTAACCTGCGGGCGGGGGTTGCTCAGGCTCCCCTCGGACCCCAGCTCGCGGTACGCAGCGGGACCGGTCCGCGTCCTCCGGGAGGTTTGCGCTTTTCGATGCAGCCGCCGCAGAGCTCCTGGGCCGTCCCGGCGGCTCCTGAACTCCACATTCCGAGACCGGGGGGCGGCGCTGGGAGAGGGCTCGGAGTCAGGGGTTAGGAGCTTCCTCGAGGTGAGCTGGGAGGCTGGCGGCCGGGAAGCAGAAAGCTCGCCTCTCTGGGCCCCAGGTTGTCTGCCGCATGATGGGAATTCTCTGTCCGCGGTAGTGAACCAGCAGGAGAAAGCGATAGAAACCGTGCTGTCCTGACTAAGCTCCGTGAGTCcctctgcctccttggagcaaAATAAGGCCATACTCTTGCGAACTCGAAAACTTCCAACACTCTCCCTACATACATACTGCCTTCTAGGCGAACAGAAAACAGTTTGCTTTAATCTACGGCTACTTCTTTGAGGAGAGCATCTCATTCCCGCCTGTGAGTGGGAACGACTTTAATTTTCCTCAGCAGCCTGTCTTTTTTTAACAACCATTTTCGtcttgaaaacaatttaaaagacaAGATGATCATGGGTTGGCGAAGCACCCCACTTCATCCTCTTGACCCAGTGGAAATGAAGTGACAGGAAGTCCAGCAATtcccagatggggaaactgaggcctaagAAGGACAACAAATAGTTCAAAGCTGCTGGGCCCAGTGACAGCTCCCACGCAGTACCACTGCTGCAACCAGCGGCCTGGCTGAGTGTGAGGCAGACTGACTGCCTTTGTGGCGCTCTGAGGCCATACCTGCAACCCACTGACCCTGACTGACTGTCCCAGAGTAATCCAGAAGTCCCTGTGTTCTAGCTGCCCCGAGATCCTTAGATCTGATTGGCAAGCATCTGGGCCCAGGGCTTCCACTGTCCCCCTGTAAGGAGACTGGAGAGGGCCCAGACTTCAAGCCCAAGTGAGGACGGAGAACTCAGGAAAAGACAGAGGCTGCAGGCCCAGAAGGTAAGGAGCCCAAATACCTGAGTTTCCCTTCCAGTGTAGAACCTCCTCTGCACAACTTTAAGCAAGCCCCTTTGACAATCTGGGCCTGGTTTCCTTCCAGCTTGAATTTCCAAGATATCCTTAAGAGCAGGGTACCTCTGTATCTGCCTTCAGGGGCATCTGGGTCAAGAAACATGGGTCAAGAGATAATGCCATAACTCGTAGAATCCCCTCCTTTATATTTACGAAACTCTCCGAGGGCACTTCAAAACTCGGTAGTTAGGGGAAGAGCTCTAGCATCTTCTACAGATCACCAGCACTCCTCCTCTCCCCCcaaaatttaacataaaatagCCTGTGAGGGGGCAGGTTTTTCCAAAAGGTGCTGAGGATACACTCAGGGCTGTAGGCAGtctgaagaggatgaaaattacCCAGCATCTGTCCACATCAACATCAACCCACCCCAGCTGGACTAGAAGAATGATTTCCAAGGGACAAGAACCAACTCTGGAGCTCTCAACAGCTCTCCATGGGTCTGCTAACCCTACACACTTTCAGGAGCACTGCCCCAGAGAAGAGGTGAAGactggatgagaaaactgaggaagtGGCCTGGCACTGAGCGGATCTTTCTGCATAGTTTTGATCCAAACGGGTTAACTGTCCCAGTGCACTCAAATCCTTTAATTCAAATCTCACATCTTCAAAGTGCAGAATTTTGAAATGTGTTATTAGAATAAAACATTTATGGAACAGCATTTTTAGCACTCTTTGTTCATGAAATCCTAGAATCATAATCTTAATAATTCTAATCTCAGGATGCTAACGCTTGGTCTGATGCATAGGCAGAGCTCAGTAGCTGAAAAGTTTGAGAAAAAGGAATCGGGTTTCTAGAAGAGTGTGTCCACAGTCACAAAACAAAGAGGATCAAAACATCCTGAGACATGAGGCTTCTAACGATAGTAACTGGAGCTTAAAAGTCTCCATCCATCTTAAAGTCATTAAAGCATATGGTCATAAATATTATAAGAATTGTTAGATTATTTGAGTTATAGAATAGTGGATCTAGTACtaatattttagaattaaataAGAGAGATGTGGATTTATAGGACCCAAATCTTCCAATCAGACATTCCTAGACAGGAATTAAAATTAAGCAATATGTACCTTAGAGCTGTAAAAATGTCTAAAACGGAGAAGCTACAGCTGGCAACAGTGGCATCACATTTTCAGGCACAAAATCTTACTCCCGGcatcttaaaaatataaggaatatgCTTTTACACTCTGAAAAGAAGTTTAAAGTCATAGGAATACAATCACAGTCAAAGAATTTAGACACTGGTCATAGAATCTCAGAATTAGAGAAACACATTATTTGATTTAGGGATTCATGCTAGGATAGTAGTCCAAATTTTAACATTTGGAAATCTGAATCTTGGAACCATAAAATTCAGTATTAAAAGACTGCTATTTTGTAATCTGGTTAAAATTTaacaattttgaagcttttccccctttggaaaaaaaataggatGAAACCTGGATTTTCGCAGCGTGGTTACTTTGGAAGAAGGAAGCTGGGAGTGTTTTGAGCGAGTGAAAAGCCTCCCCAGTCGTTCGAGTGTGCATCCGCGGAGGAAGGTCCTCATGCACATTGTTCGATTGGCTTCCACACCCGGGTCGGTGGAACGAAGACTTGGACTCTTTGCCCCCTGCTTCCGAAGGCAGTTGCCCAGTGCTTGGTGGGGCTGGGCCGGCCCGGAGCTCGTCGCCACGAAGAACGCGACTTGAAGCCCTTGAAGGCTGGCCGCCGCGCTCTCGCGGCTCGCTCCCCCCAACCCTGCACCCGCAGCCGGAAAGCTGCATCTCGGCCGGAGCCTCTGGGGTCGGCACCAAGTCTCGAAATCCTAAGGATAGAAgcctttctcccttctctttccaaGATCTGCACGTGCTTTTCCGCCTTCAATTCTCAAAAGAAAACTGTGGGCTTGCGACTGGGAAGGGACTGGCCCAAGGTCTACCTGCAAATGAtcataaaaagaatccagaccTGCGGGGCCACCGATGCAGGAAGTCTTGGGTGAGGCCGAGCTCGGTCTTGGGAGGTGGCAGGAAACGAACTCAGAAACCAGACACCCTCGAAGCAAACGGGTCCCCGGTGCCCGCCCCTTTCCAAGGAGACTCGCAGGCCAACGGCCACAGCACCCCCTCCGCCGGCCCCCGCTTCTCTCAGCCCTCCGCCCTGCTTCGGGATGGAGCAGCTCGTCTTCTTGGAGCCTGCTTGGCCTGAGCGAACTGGAGGAGAAGATCACCACGAGAGGGCAGAAGCCCAGCCTTCATCCTCTTTAAGCTGTGCTTCACTCCCCATCATATAGAGAGGGGTCCCGATAAATGATTGGAGGTGGGGGTAGTGCGGTGTTTCCCTAAATATCAGCAACGGAAGGACACGAGGTACAAAACCTCGGTACAGTGGGGAGCCTGGCACCCAAAGAGGGGAAGTGGCTGCCTCTGGCACATGGCGAGGAAACGCACTAACAGACGCAGGCAGGTGTGAGGTTTGGGGAATCCGCGAAGTCGCGGTGGAACTGTAGCAAGTCACATCCTCTATAAGACCTAGGAATTATGTCTGAAAGACGAGGGACTGGATGCAGAATGGCCAGGGCAGCCTGGACTTAGGGTTTGAGAATCATCCCAGAGACCTTGCGAGCCAATAACCTGGGGtgtcttctcccttcctcccccccccccccccccactcacaAGAACCAAGCGCCCCCTCAGTCAATTCTCACCCTCTTCAGCCAAAAAAGTGAAGCGAGCCCTTCCTTTCACCTGCGGGTCCCAGCCTTCTGTACAGGCTGATAAAGTCCGGAAGCGCTGAGTTTGGGCGCCGACAGCTCCTGCCTCTCTCGGCCTCATTCTGCCCGTCGGGGCGCAGAGAGGACAGGCCGGGGGGATCTCCAAGCGCCCTCCGCGCTCCGATCGTGTGGTTCCCGCCGCGCCGCCACAGCTGCTCCTACCTGGGGAGGTGCGCCGGGGCCAGGGGGCGGGTAgtcaggggggtggggggcgggcggggaACCGGCACCGCCCCGAGCTTCCCGGCGCCTTTAAGGAGGAGAAACCCGCGGAGGGAGGAGCCGGTCCGGGTGTGTGCAGGGGAGCGCCTCGCCAGAAGTATTGGCTGCTGGAGGCCAACCCTACGGAGAGGAACAGTGGCTGGCCACCGCGCCAGGCCCGCGCCGCGACCTCGCCACCGTCGCCTCGCCTCCTCGCCCTCCGCGTTTTCAGCGGCCGCCCCCAACACGGTGCCCCAACGCCTGCACTAACTGCTACCGTTTCAGGCTTTGGGGCCCGCAACCTCCTCTGCACTGGCGACCTCAACGGTTATCCTCAGAATCAGCGGGAAGCCCAGAACTGATGCCTGCGCCTCAGCCCCAGGACCAATTCCAGACCCGTTGACCGCCTGGCACCAGCGCGCAAAGGACCCTTCAGCGCGAGAGAGAAGTCTAGTTCCAGTACCAGCGTCGCTGCCGGCGCCTGGCGTCGAGGCCCAGAACACGAGCAGCGCCGTCGGTGGGCGGGACACTTGAGCCTCGGTCCGCAGACCGCCAGTCCGGAAACCGCGGGCGCCAAGCCTGCCGCGAGCCCCCTCCAGGGAAGCTGTGCTCCCGGTGCCAGCTGCGAGGACCCTCTCAGCTCTCTGCAGAGGGGCCCAGCGTCGGCCCCCGTGACCCGGTGTCCCGGGCCCCGCAGCTCCCAAAGCCGCCGCCCGATTCTCGAAGGCAGCGGGGACGCCTCGGGGACGCGGGACGGCTGCGCCATGACGGCCGAGagcgggccgccgccgccgccgccgccgccggaggCGCTGGCGGCCGTGAAGGAGGAGCGCGGTGAGGCGGGGGCCGGCGCGGTGCCTGCGGAGGCCGCGGGTCGCGGCGCCGGTGGGCGGCGGCGGAAGCGCCCCCTGCAGCGGGGCAAGCCGCCCTACAGCTACATCGCGCTCATCGCCATGGCCATAGCGCACGCGCCGGAGCGCCGCCTCACTCTGGGCGGCATCTACAAGTTCATCACCGAGCGTTTCCCCTTCTACCGCGACAACCCCAAGAAGTGGCAGAACAGCATCCGCCACAACCTGACGCTCAACGACTGCTTCCTCAAGATCCCGCGCGAGGCCGGCCGCCCGGGCAAGGGCAACTACTGGGCGCTCGACCCCAACGCCGAGGACATGTTCGAGAGCGGCAGCTTCCTGCGCCGCCGCAAGCGCTTCAAGCGCTCTGACCTGTCCACGTACCCGGCTTACATGCACgacgcggccgccgccgccgccgccgccgccgccgccgccgccgccgccatcttCCCGGGCGGCGTGCCCGCCGCGCGCCCTCCTTACCCCGGCGCGGTCTATGCCGGCTACGCCGCACCGTCGCTCGCCGCGCCGCCCCCGGTCTACTACCCGGCCGCCTCGCCAGGCCCGTGCCGCGTCTTCGGCCTGGTGCCTGAGCGGCCGCTCAGCCCGGAACTGGGCCCCGCGCCCTCGGGGCCCGCCGGTTCCTGCTCCTTTGCCCCGGCCGGCGGCTCTGCGGCTAGCACCGCTTACCAGCCGGCCGGCTGCGCCGGTGCCCGACCCGCCAACACTTCCGCCTATGCGGCCGCCTACGCTGGCCCCGACGGCACGTACTCGCAAGGGGCCGGCGGGGCCCTCTTCGCAGCGGCCGGCCGCTTGGCCGGGCCCGCTTCGCCCCGCgcgggtggcggcggcggcggcgtcgAGACTGCGGTGGACTTCTATGGGCGCACATCGCCCGGCCAGTTCGGAGCGCTGGGGCCCTGCTACAATCCTGGTGGGCAGCTCGGAGCGGGCAGTGGAGGCGCCTACCACGCTCGCCACGCGGCTGCCTATCCGGGCGCGGTGGATCGGTTCGTGTCCGCCATGTGAGCGGAGCAAACAGGCGAAAAGTCATAGATACCTCGACTGTCCTTACGAACTAAGTATCCACGAAACCTGAGGACAGGACTGGACAGACGGCCGGATTGAGAGCCACGTGGCAGGGACCGAGCCGGCGTGACAGGCGCAGACTCGGGCCACCG harbors:
- the FOXE1 gene encoding forkhead box protein E1; protein product: MTAESGPPPPPPPPEALAAVKEERGEAGAGAVPAEAAGRGAGGRRRKRPLQRGKPPYSYIALIAMAIAHAPERRLTLGGIYKFITERFPFYRDNPKKWQNSIRHNLTLNDCFLKIPREAGRPGKGNYWALDPNAEDMFESGSFLRRRKRFKRSDLSTYPAYMHDAAAAAAAAAAAAAAAIFPGGVPAARPPYPGAVYAGYAAPSLAAPPPVYYPAASPGPCRVFGLVPERPLSPELGPAPSGPAGSCSFAPAGGSAASTAYQPAGCAGARPANTSAYAAAYAGPDGTYSQGAGGALFAAAGRLAGPASPRAGGGGGGVETAVDFYGRTSPGQFGALGPCYNPGGQLGAGSGGAYHARHAAAYPGAVDRFVSAM